From a single Raphanus sativus cultivar WK10039 chromosome 3, ASM80110v3, whole genome shotgun sequence genomic region:
- the LOC108844541 gene encoding lysophospholipid acyltransferase LPEAT2, producing MPDPDLSLPLITSDQPEVLISIDDDGEDPVLDHLEFDHLNPVNPFRFISDAEPPVQNPTTVDPFRNDTPRVYGLYEAVKIVICLPVALVRLVLFGVSLAVGYLATKVALAWWSDRHNPMPRWRCRIMWVTRFCSRCILFSFGYQWIRRKGKPAGREIAPIVVSNHVSYIEPIFYFYELSPTIVASESHDSLPVVGTIIRAMQVIYVDRFSQASKKDAVHEIKRKASCGRFPRLLLFPEGTTTNGKAIISFQLGAFIPGYPIQPVVVRYPHVHFDQSWGNISLLMLMFRMFTQFHNFMEVEYLPVIYPNDNQKQNAVRLSQKTSHAIASSLNVVQTSHSYGDLMLLNKASELNLENPSNYMVEMAKVESLFHISNSEAVRYLETFSSMNPDSSGCVTLHDFLRVLKLKPCTLSKEIFGFIDVEKTGSITFRQFLFASAHVSTQPLFQQTCELSFSRCDADGDGYISIQELGDVLKPTIPNLNKDEIQGMYILLDDDKDQRISKNDFLSCLRRNPLLIAIFALTFAPT from the exons ATGCCGGATCCTGATTTGTCTCTTCCTCTCATCACATCCGATCAACCAGAGGTCCTCATCTCAATCGATGACGACGGAGAAGACCCGGTACTCGATCATCTCGAATTCGACCATCTCAATCCGGTTAACCCTTTCCGGTTTATCAGCGACGCCGAGCCTCCGGTTCAAAACCCCACCACGGTTGATCCGTTTCGTAACGACACACCAAGAGTTTACGGACTCTACGAAGCGGTCAAGATCGTGATTTGCCTCCCGGTTGCGTTGGTTCGCCTCGTTCTCTTCGGTGTTAGCTTGGCTGTTGGTTACTTAGCCACGAAGGTAGCACTCGCTTGGTGGAGTGACAGACACAACCCTATGCCTCGATGGAGATGCAGAATCATGTGGGTCACTCGCTTCTGTTCCAGATGTATCCTCTTCTCTTTCGG TTATCAGTGGATACGACGAAAAGGGAAACCTGCTGGGAGGGAGATTGCTCCCATCGTTGTATCAAACCATGTTTCTTATATTGAACCAATCTTCTACTTCTATGAGCTATCACCCACCATTGTTGCATCCGAGTCGCATGATTCACTTCCTGTTGTCGGAACTATTATCAGGGCTATGCAG GTGATATATGTTGATAGATTCTCACAGGCATCAAAGAAGGACGCCGTGCATGAAATAAAG AGAAAAGCTTCCTGCGGTAGATTTCCTCGTCTGCTGCTATTCCCGGAAGGAACCACTACCAATGGGAAAGCTATTATTTCCTTCCAGCTCGGTGCTTTCATCCCAGGTTACCCTATTCAACCTGTCGTGGTCCGGTATCCCCATGTACATTTTGATCAATCCTG GGGAAACATTTCTTTGTTGATGCTCATGTTCAGAATGTTCACCCAGTTTCACAATTTCATGGAG GTGGAATACCTTCCAGTAATTTATCCCAATgacaatcaaaaacaaaatgctGTGCGTCTCTCGCAGAAG ACAAGTCATGCAATTGCATCATCTTTGAATGTCGTCCAAACATCTCATTCTTATGGGGACTTGATGCTACTCAACAAAGCATCTGAGTTAAATCTG GAAAATCCTTCAAATTACATGGTTGAAATGGCAAAGGTTGAGTCG CTATTCCATATAAGCAACTCAGAAGCAGTGCGGTATTTGGAGACATTTTCTTCCATGAATCCGGATTCAAG TGGATGTGTTACGCTACATGACTTTCTTCGGGTTCTCAAACTGAAGCCTTGCACTCTTTCTAAAGAG ATATTCGGGTTCATCGATGTGGAGAAGACAGGATCAATCACTTTCAGACAG TTCTTGTTTGCATCGGCTCACGTATCAACACAGCCGCTTTTTCAGCAAACATGCGAGCTATCCTTTTCACGTTGTGACGCAGATGGAGATGGCTATATCTCCATTCAAGAA CTCGGAGATGTACTGAAACCCACAATCCCAAACTTGAACAAGGATGAG ATTCAAGGGATGTACATTTTGCTTGATGACGACAAAGATCAAAGAATCAGCAAGAATGATTTCTTGTCCTGCTTAAGAAGAAACCCTCTGCTCATAGCTATCTTTGCGCTTACCTTTGCTCCAACATAA